The Ziziphus jujuba cultivar Dongzao chromosome 3, ASM3175591v1 region GCATATAATAAGATGCATTTTATTCATTAATGACTGGACAAATACTACTCACGGTACAATCATTATTCACTGGTAGAGGCATCAAGCTGCCATCATAATGGACATGccatttactaatttttttaaagattacaaCACATAGACTGACTCTTCCAATACATTTGGAGCTAGGCATCAGATTTTCATAGAAATATGTACAACAAGATGGCTTTTTTATTTACTAGAACCAGTGCCATATAGCATATAATTCAAAGCAAATTCCACAattggaaagagagagagccaaagTTTGTTTTAGTGATGTGCAATTGGACCATCAATGTGGCAGCACTTGTAACTGATGAAGGACTCCATGGTTCTTGGACACTCAGGGCATTGCATTTTCTCTGGTACTTTCCCAATCACACTGGGGATGTCAAGGCGACAGCAATGGCGAACGGATTGGATGAGCTTTACATGGTACTCTTTGAACGAGATTTCGAACCCCTTTACTTTTATAACCTCCTTCCATTTCTCAAGGTCATCCAACACCTTCAGAATTGTGAATCCATGACCAGCAGTCACAACATGAGGCCCTTTTGTAAGCAGAGCCCAGCCACTTTCGTTCTTGTAGGAAAGCAGCTTCTGGATTTCTTGTGTAACAGGGTCAACCTGCTTGTGAGCTTTGGTGACGAACAAGCTCTCTATACCATCCCAGAACCTGACAAGAATTCCATGGTCTTCTCCTCCTTTGGGACTCTTTCCAACACAAAACAGGTCAATGTTGATCTTCGATTCCTTGAAGATGGGATCGTTCGCAAAGGCGTTTGCTTTCGCTGTGAACTGTTTGATCCATTCGTTGTCTTTACCACCAtagaagaaaatgtatttttcctctttgagcatctgttaatttttttttttaatcaaatttcatatagaaaaaaagaaaaaaagaaaaaaatcaaactccGTAGACTTTATTATAAAATGGACTTGGTTTAATTTTCGAAATTTGGACATGATGATGAAACCAGCTTACCAAATCTGAAAGATGAGAGTCAATGTTGAGTATTACAGGACGAATCCAACTCGTTTCACTCGATATCTTCTCCTCAGCAGCCTTATCGAATGGAAAGGCCTTAATTCCCCAGAGCTTGACAAGGTGGAGAGCATTGGTGTTTTCGATCTTTCCTTGATGGTTCATCACAACTAGTGAAGGTTTTCCCTTGAAGTTCCACTCTTCCTTGATGAACTTGATTCCTACTGAGACtgatatggattggattgtgtACCATGGCATCCTAGACCTCAGGATCTCGAATTTCTTTTGAAGTTCAGGTGTCCAATTCTCGACCATGGGGATCCAAACAATCTTGTAATTTTCATCTCTCTTTGTTCCTTCATGAACTGGTTTGAGATATGAAATATCTTCCTCTGTGATTTCAAGGGTCGAGATGAACaggaatatttttttcttcttcagcaCTTCAAGGCTGACCTGTTTGAACATAGATTACATACATAAATCAAATTAGCAAATGTTGAAggaattaatattcaaattgattgaaaaaaaatgttgtgTTTTGAGAACCAATTGTACCGTTGTGTTAGTTGAACCATCAATGAGGAGCTGTGGTTTATCCTTGGTAAATGTCAGGGCCTTGAAGATTTCCATCACTTCAGTTGGGGTTTGAAAAAATTTTTTGAGCCTCAAGTAAGTTTCTCTTTCCTCTGTAACAACATAATCCTTCTTCTTTaagcataaattaattatatggaaggatatatacatatacatatacatatatatatatatatatatatgtaattaagttAACTAGGCAGCAGGTTATTACCTACTTGTCTTCTGCAAACAACAAGCTGGATCTTAAGTTTGTTGAGTACGTAGTGAATCTTCTGTGAATAGGGTGCCAAATCATATGGCTTGTCTCTGTAAAATGCACAAAATAAATTAGTTCTATGAGAGCATATGTAATAATTGGAAATATAGTCaagcatatatttaatatataggcTTAAACATGGGCATGAACGTGAAAATTACTTACTCATCACTAGTGAGTAGAGTGAGTTTAGTTGAGCAAGCAACCACTGTGACAATTGACCAGTAGACATCAACTGGGATATGGTCTAGTGCTACAGACAGCCCTGTTATCTCTTTGGGGTCATAAATCGATAGCTTGTCGAACTGGTCGATGATTTCCATGACCTGAAGTGTGGCCTTGATGAGATTGTTGAGTTCAAGAATTGCTTGCCGGCGTTTCTGAAGCTCGGCGGGTTTAGTGAGGATAGGCACTCTTTTGAGGATTCCCAAAGACTTGGCAACGCGGTCAGAGTGTTGATGCTGAGCAAGGAACCAGAAATCGCCATATTCCAAGGCAAAAGCCGCGAGAGTAAGCACTGCCTTGGCTTCCCATTGATAGGTTGATAGCTTTTTAAGTATTGCCAGAGTTGTTTTGTGTGCAACATCCTCACCAGGAGCCTTGCATGACAGCTGAAAGtctcacaattttttttgttacttaTGTCAATAAGATGTAAATTCAATTAGTTGTATGCAAAAAATATTGGAATTATGCTCCTaaatactgttttttttttttttttttttttttcgctcgTTGGTTAATTCTTATACAGGACATTGATTCAGctttgctccttttttttttttttttttttcctttctttgggGCCTAGATCCCTTGTTCTTTTACTGTTAGAAGAACGTTCACTACAAAATACAACGGTAAAAGTGTGTATCTTGTGGCCATGTTGTGGTCAATAAGCTTGTAGTTAAAAGTGTTTTTAAGGCATAAATTAAATGGTCGTCTTTTTCTGGTTACACATATTTGATATCTAAAATTAACTGTTGTGGCTAATTTATCGCGGCTAAAACCATTTTGTAGTGGTTGTAGAACCattttgcaattatttttacttatagTCAGTTTTAGCCCtttcagcaaaaataaaaagtcagttttagccccaaaaaaagaaaaaaaaaaaaaaggaaaaaaattggtATTAAACGAAATGACCTCGCTGCCAATCTGCTTAAGGGTGCACAAGGGAACACTGAAGTCGGGTTTGGGGGTCTTCTCGTCAATGTTCTCCACATGTACTTGGCTACCCTGTTCACAAGTCACAAGAAAGTacttgtttatatataaaatttcaaatatccatgaaataaaggaaaaaaaataaatgtattgTAACAGTCCTTTCCATCattgctggcacaccgattcggATACTTCCATCattgctggcacaccgattcggATACTGATTCTGATACCGGTCCACCCACATacgatattatccgctttgggtccagtccacacggttttgtcaaaatggaTCGCAAGATAAAGGTATCCACATCTTTTTTTAAGGTATATTCCGTTcttctttccaaccgatgtgggacctCACGTCCCACAtctataaatgatttttttttccttttgctaaGACAAATTTAATAAACCTTATGTACAAACTATACATGTATGAACATAGTttgtgcatgtatatatatatatatatactaatacatgtaattgtttttttgttgtatatattatatagagagATGAGAATCTAGCAATAATATTGTAACAAGATTAAAGAGTTATACCTGCACAATTTTGTCAACAATTTGGGTAGCAGGTT contains the following coding sequences:
- the LOC132803065 gene encoding protein SIEVE ELEMENT OCCLUSION B-like isoform X1 — protein: MFNIAHHVATKVVSAVHHVEEEIRGLFTLTDEKIMDHIYETHAHADETFDDDSLFIITENILKPATQIVDKIVQGSQVHVENIDEKTPKPDFSVPLCTLKQIGSELSCKAPGEDVAHKTTLAILKKLSTYQWEAKAVLTLAAFALEYGDFWFLAQHQHSDRVAKSLGILKRVPILTKPAELQKRRQAILELNNLIKATLQVMEIIDQFDKLSIYDPKEITGLSVALDHIPVDVYWSIVTVVACSTKLTLLTSDEDKPYDLAPYSQKIHYVLNKLKIQLVVCRRQVEERETYLRLKKFFQTPTEVMEIFKALTFTKDKPQLLIDGSTNTTVSLEVLKKKKIFLFISTLEITEEDISYLKPVHEGTKRDENYKIVWIPMVENWTPELQKKFEILRSRMPWYTIQSISVSVGIKFIKEEWNFKGKPSLVVMNHQGKIENTNALHLVKLWGIKAFPFDKAAEEKISSETSWIRPVILNIDSHLSDLMLKEEKYIFFYGGKDNEWIKQFTAKANAFANDPIFKESKINIDLFCVGKSPKGGEDHGILVRFWDGIESLFVTKAHKQVDPVTQEIQKLLSYKNESGWALLTKGPHVVTAGHGFTILKVLDDLEKWKEVIKVKGFEISFKEYHVKLIQSVRHCCRLDIPSVIGKVPEKMQCPECPRTMESFISYKCCHIDGPIAHH
- the LOC132803065 gene encoding protein SIEVE ELEMENT OCCLUSION B-like isoform X2, with product MFNIAHHVATKVVSAVHHVEEEIRGLFTLTDEKIMDHIYETHAHADETFDDDSLFIITENILKPATQIVDKIVQLSCKAPGEDVAHKTTLAILKKLSTYQWEAKAVLTLAAFALEYGDFWFLAQHQHSDRVAKSLGILKRVPILTKPAELQKRRQAILELNNLIKATLQVMEIIDQFDKLSIYDPKEITGLSVALDHIPVDVYWSIVTVVACSTKLTLLTSDEDKPYDLAPYSQKIHYVLNKLKIQLVVCRRQVEERETYLRLKKFFQTPTEVMEIFKALTFTKDKPQLLIDGSTNTTVSLEVLKKKKIFLFISTLEITEEDISYLKPVHEGTKRDENYKIVWIPMVENWTPELQKKFEILRSRMPWYTIQSISVSVGIKFIKEEWNFKGKPSLVVMNHQGKIENTNALHLVKLWGIKAFPFDKAAEEKISSETSWIRPVILNIDSHLSDLMLKEEKYIFFYGGKDNEWIKQFTAKANAFANDPIFKESKINIDLFCVGKSPKGGEDHGILVRFWDGIESLFVTKAHKQVDPVTQEIQKLLSYKNESGWALLTKGPHVVTAGHGFTILKVLDDLEKWKEVIKVKGFEISFKEYHVKLIQSVRHCCRLDIPSVIGKVPEKMQCPECPRTMESFISYKCCHIDGPIAHH